The proteins below are encoded in one region of Fervidicoccaceae archaeon:
- a CDS encoding tryptophan--tRNA ligase encodes MRGCDIVARRDEGILDPWGEVVLRDYEKLFKLFGIRPFRELLNSLYSPHRLMRRGVVFGHRDFDVTLAALKRGELVALLTGFMPSGKMHFGHKILIDQMIYYQSLGIHIIMVLADIEAYVVRRVPRSEALRLAYDEYVANAIALGLKDSNLRIYFQSNVEPPAYYRLAQMLSQKVTRAEMEAVYGEITPAKVIASLTQAADILHPMLPEYGGYDHVFVPVGPDQDPHIRLTRDLVDRLHRELNLSRPASTYHRFMTGLDGGKMSSSRPDSAIFLTDPIEVSLSKFMRALTGGRATVEEQRKFGGDPDNCTVFEMYVYHLVESDEELVKIYEDCKSGRLLCGECKLMGGELLTKWLETHHQRLGEAREIARNLVRPPSF; translated from the coding sequence GTGAGGGGATGCGATATTGTGGCTCGGAGAGACGAGGGGATCCTCGACCCATGGGGCGAGGTCGTCCTCAGAGATTATGAGAAGCTCTTCAAGTTATTCGGTATAAGACCCTTCAGAGAACTACTGAACTCACTCTACTCGCCTCACAGATTAATGAGGCGCGGCGTCGTCTTCGGGCATAGGGACTTCGATGTTACGCTGGCTGCTCTCAAGCGCGGCGAGCTCGTGGCTCTCCTCACAGGCTTTATGCCCAGTGGAAAAATGCACTTCGGTCACAAGATACTAATAGATCAAATGATCTACTATCAAAGCCTCGGAATACACATAATCATGGTGTTGGCCGACATAGAAGCCTACGTCGTCAGGCGCGTCCCGAGGAGCGAGGCGTTGAGGCTGGCCTACGACGAGTATGTAGCAAATGCCATAGCGTTGGGCCTTAAGGACTCTAACCTCAGAATATACTTCCAATCTAACGTGGAACCCCCGGCTTATTACAGGCTTGCTCAGATGCTCAGTCAGAAAGTAACGAGAGCAGAGATGGAGGCCGTATACGGTGAGATCACGCCGGCCAAGGTAATAGCGTCGCTTACGCAGGCGGCCGACATTCTCCACCCAATGCTTCCCGAATATGGGGGATACGACCACGTCTTCGTGCCGGTGGGACCGGATCAAGATCCTCACATAAGGCTAACGAGGGACCTCGTCGATAGATTACACAGGGAGCTTAATCTCTCGAGACCCGCCTCCACCTATCATAGATTCATGACGGGACTCGATGGTGGTAAAATGAGTAGTAGCAGGCCCGACAGCGCGATCTTCTTGACGGATCCGATAGAAGTCTCATTGTCTAAATTCATGAGAGCTCTGACCGGGGGTAGAGCGACGGTCGAGGAGCAGAGAAAATTTGGTGGAGATCCCGATAACTGCACAGTCTTCGAGATGTACGTGTACCACCTAGTTGAGAGTGATGAGGAACTTGTTAAAATCTATGAGGACTGTAAGAGCGGTAGGCTGCTCTGTGGCGAATGTAAGCTCATGGGAGGCGAGTTATTAACCAAGTGGCTCGAGACGCATCATCAGAGGCTCGGTGAGGCGAGGGAGATAGCGAGGAACCTCGTGAGACCTCCGAGCTTTTAG
- a CDS encoding RtcB family protein, whose amino-acid sequence MQTPPLKRVGEYEWVIDKTYKKCMHVSAVIYADEHLLEKMKTDLTLEQAANVACLNGIVGASYVMPDGHQGYGFPIGGVAGMNVDEGGVVSPGGVGYDINCGVRLLRTNLDLEDVRPKLKQLIDLLTINVPSGLGSEGKISVSTAELDKVLELGVEWAVQRGYGRVEDPEHVEERGSWTIADASKVSPTAKARGRTQLGSLGSGNHFLEVQVVDKIFDEKIAKHIGIDHVGQVVVMIHTGSRGLGHQVASDYLQIMERAMRRYGVSPPDRELASVPFASNEGQDYMKAMAAAANFAWANRQLITHWVRESFKQVFGQSDDVLGLEIIYDVAHNIAKLEEHVHDGKRTKLVVHRKGATRAFPPGHPDVPKDHRSVGQVVLIPGSMGTASYVLVGVEQGARTWYTAPHGAGRWMSREGAVRKYRADELLRELAEQGIYVRAASMRVLAEEAPGAYKDVDRVAHVADRAGIAKLVARMRPLGITKG is encoded by the coding sequence TTGCAGACCCCTCCCTTGAAGAGAGTCGGAGAATACGAGTGGGTGATCGATAAGACGTACAAGAAGTGCATGCACGTCTCGGCGGTGATCTACGCCGATGAGCATCTATTGGAGAAGATGAAGACGGACTTGACCCTCGAGCAGGCTGCAAACGTGGCGTGTCTCAATGGTATAGTCGGGGCGAGCTACGTGATGCCCGACGGCCATCAGGGCTACGGCTTCCCCATAGGTGGAGTCGCCGGTATGAACGTCGACGAGGGAGGAGTAGTGAGCCCGGGAGGCGTGGGCTACGACATAAACTGTGGGGTCAGGCTTCTCAGGACCAACTTGGATCTCGAGGATGTGAGGCCGAAGTTGAAGCAGTTGATCGACCTGCTAACAATTAACGTACCGAGCGGGCTGGGCAGCGAGGGGAAGATAAGCGTAAGCACAGCTGAGCTTGACAAGGTTCTCGAGTTGGGAGTCGAGTGGGCAGTCCAGCGGGGATACGGGCGAGTTGAAGATCCGGAGCACGTCGAGGAGAGAGGCTCGTGGACTATCGCGGATGCCAGCAAGGTCAGCCCCACCGCTAAGGCTAGAGGTAGAACCCAGTTGGGCAGCCTCGGGAGCGGCAATCACTTCCTAGAAGTCCAAGTTGTCGACAAGATCTTCGATGAGAAGATAGCCAAACACATAGGGATCGACCACGTAGGACAAGTCGTTGTGATGATACATACTGGGAGCAGGGGGCTGGGCCACCAAGTCGCTAGCGATTATCTACAGATCATGGAGAGAGCGATGAGGAGGTACGGGGTGAGCCCGCCCGATCGCGAGCTCGCCAGCGTGCCGTTCGCCTCCAATGAGGGACAAGACTACATGAAGGCCATGGCGGCGGCCGCGAACTTCGCTTGGGCTAACAGGCAGCTCATAACGCACTGGGTAAGGGAAAGCTTCAAGCAGGTGTTCGGTCAAAGCGACGACGTGTTAGGCCTGGAAATAATCTACGACGTCGCCCACAACATAGCGAAGCTCGAAGAGCACGTCCACGATGGGAAAAGGACGAAGCTCGTCGTGCACAGGAAGGGCGCAACGAGAGCTTTCCCACCAGGTCATCCAGACGTGCCGAAGGATCACAGATCCGTGGGTCAGGTCGTGCTCATCCCGGGCAGCATGGGCACGGCTAGCTACGTGTTGGTGGGAGTGGAGCAGGGCGCAAGGACTTGGTACACTGCTCCCCACGGGGCGGGGAGATGGATGAGTAGAGAGGGTGCGGTGAGGAAATATAGAGCGGACGAGCTTCTGAGGGAGCTCGCCGAACAGGGCATATATGTCAGAGCAGCGTCAATGAGAGTGCTAGCTGAGGAGGCTCCGGGAGCCTACAAAGACGTCGACCGCGTGGCCCACGTCGCCGATCGCGCAGGAATAGCGAAGCTCGTTGCCAGAATGAGGCCTCTCGGTATCACGAAGGGTTGA
- the dcd gene encoding dCTP deaminase: protein MILGDRDLRYYIESGRLVVSPYYEEIVRENGLDLRLAPEIARLRRSPEILDVRSGGCLEDFYVIERGESFVVWPGEHVLLSTIEYLKLPDDLMAFVNLRSTYARLGLKIPPTIVDAGFEGTITIEVMGGSFPIRLYAGERFVHLIFSRLTTPVQRPYAGVYQGQRGIKPPNIMRECSRL, encoded by the coding sequence GTGATACTCGGCGATCGAGATCTACGCTATTACATAGAGAGCGGCAGGCTTGTGGTCTCGCCCTACTACGAGGAGATAGTGCGAGAGAACGGCCTCGACCTGAGGCTTGCTCCCGAGATCGCCAGATTGAGACGCAGCCCCGAGATCCTCGATGTGAGATCGGGGGGCTGCTTGGAGGACTTCTATGTGATCGAGAGAGGGGAGAGCTTCGTCGTCTGGCCGGGCGAACACGTCCTTCTCTCCACGATAGAGTACTTGAAGCTGCCCGACGACCTCATGGCGTTCGTGAACTTGAGGAGCACTTACGCGAGGCTAGGCCTCAAGATCCCACCAACTATAGTAGACGCGGGCTTTGAGGGTACTATAACCATCGAGGTGATGGGAGGATCCTTCCCCATCAGGCTTTACGCAGGTGAGAGATTCGTCCATTTGATATTCTCAAGGCTCACGACCCCCGTGCAAAGGCCTTATGCTGGGGTCTACCAGGGGCAGCGGGGGATCAAGCCCCCCAATATTATGAGAGAGTGCTCGAGGCTCTAA
- a CDS encoding NAD(P)-dependent glycerol-1-phosphate dehydrogenase: MLSTHVIELTRRVVIGSGVLGRLTEYLPRHLRVPGFKVFIVTGPHVWQAYSGRLVEALDNARYSIEVARVDSSDVEVAEVVADEVKRAGAHFVLGFGGGKSIDVAKYCASKIGVPFVSAPTAASHDGIASAFATLRGTEKPVSIKTVEPTVVVADIDVIASAPTRLLIAGAGDVIAKFTAVLDWKLAHMLRNEYYGEYSASLALLSAKHIVKYREVVAKNKIAGSRIVLEALISSSVAMGIAGSTRPASGSEHLFSHALDIVAERPALHGEQTGIGTIMMSKLHRMNWRKIRRVLREIGAPTTAKELGMPEEKIVEALTIAHTIRPDRYTILGTEGLTWDAAEKLAMETGVIGGEDF, translated from the coding sequence GTGCTGTCGACGCACGTTATCGAGCTCACTAGGCGCGTGGTCATAGGATCGGGAGTCCTCGGCAGATTGACCGAGTATCTCCCGAGACATCTGAGGGTCCCCGGCTTCAAGGTCTTCATCGTGACGGGGCCGCACGTCTGGCAAGCCTACTCGGGGAGGCTCGTGGAGGCTCTAGACAACGCGAGATACTCCATCGAAGTGGCTCGAGTTGATAGCTCCGACGTGGAAGTGGCCGAGGTCGTGGCAGATGAGGTAAAGAGAGCGGGGGCACACTTCGTTCTCGGCTTCGGGGGAGGTAAGAGTATAGACGTTGCGAAGTACTGCGCGAGTAAAATCGGCGTTCCCTTCGTGAGCGCGCCGACCGCGGCTAGCCACGACGGCATAGCCAGCGCCTTCGCTACACTGCGCGGAACGGAGAAGCCCGTGTCGATAAAGACCGTAGAGCCCACGGTCGTGGTGGCCGATATAGACGTCATAGCGTCAGCTCCGACTCGGCTGCTGATAGCGGGGGCCGGCGATGTGATAGCGAAGTTCACCGCTGTTTTAGATTGGAAGCTCGCCCATATGTTGCGCAACGAGTACTACGGCGAGTATTCCGCCAGCCTCGCTCTACTCTCCGCGAAACACATCGTGAAATATAGAGAAGTCGTCGCAAAGAACAAGATCGCCGGTTCTAGGATCGTCCTAGAGGCCCTCATTAGCAGTAGCGTGGCCATGGGCATCGCGGGTTCCACGCGGCCGGCCAGCGGCAGTGAGCACCTCTTCAGTCACGCTCTCGATATAGTAGCAGAGAGACCGGCCCTCCATGGAGAGCAGACGGGCATTGGGACGATCATGATGAGTAAGCTCCACAGGATGAACTGGAGGAAGATCCGGCGCGTACTGAGGGAAATTGGTGCCCCAACGACCGCCAAAGAGCTCGGAATGCCCGAGGAGAAGATCGTTGAGGCTCTCACTATAGCTCACACTATAAGGCCCGATAGATACACTATTTTGGGAACGGAGGGGCTGACTTGGGACGCGGCCGAGAAGCTGGCAATGGAGACTGGAGTGATAGGAGGAGAGGACTTCTGA